In a genomic window of Microcoleus sp. AS-A8:
- a CDS encoding energy-coupling factor ABC transporter ATP-binding protein codes for MLYLRNLTYHPPATPLAILKSLNLQLAPQQLGLVIGPSGSGKSTLLEILAGLAQQTTGGVFWRDQELTPEHLQQLGGLVFQFPERHFCGSTILEELRLGHPELGSEKVYEALGEVGLANLSLHTSPHALSGGQQRRLALAVQLIRQPHILMLDEPTAGLDWSMRRQLVSLLAKLKTHWTLFVVTHDAGELLQISDRCWTLNHGELQEVDPVTLKPRSTTPELVT; via the coding sequence ATGCTATATCTTAGAAACTTAACTTACCACCCTCCTGCTACCCCCCTAGCCATTTTAAAATCTCTGAATCTACAACTGGCACCACAACAACTAGGACTGGTCATTGGTCCTAGTGGCTCAGGTAAAAGTACATTATTGGAAATTTTGGCAGGGTTAGCGCAACAAACGACAGGGGGTGTCTTCTGGCGAGACCAGGAACTTACGCCGGAACATTTGCAACAGCTAGGAGGGCTCGTCTTTCAATTTCCTGAACGGCATTTTTGTGGTAGTACAATTCTAGAGGAATTGCGGCTGGGGCATCCAGAGTTAGGGTCAGAGAAGGTTTATGAGGCGCTTGGGGAAGTCGGACTGGCTAATTTGTCGTTACATACGTCACCCCATGCACTCAGCGGAGGTCAGCAGCGACGCCTTGCCTTAGCTGTGCAGTTGATTCGCCAACCCCATATTCTCATGTTGGATGAACCGACAGCGGGTCTAGATTGGTCGATGCGGCGACAACTAGTGAGTCTTTTGGCAAAGCTCAAAACCCATTGGACACTCTTTGTTGTGACTCACGATGCTGGTGAATTATTGCAAATTTCTGATCGATGCTGGACGCTGAATCATGGGGAATTGCAAGAAGTTGATCCAGTGACTCTAAAACCTAGAAGTACCACCCCCGAGCTAGTCACTTGA
- the hypA gene encoding hydrogenase maturation nickel metallochaperone HypA, with product MHETDMTKALIVTVRDWWEAQPEHPKISHVYLTVGQFTCVEPASLQFAFEVQTRNTFLDGAKLVIQETPLIAFCHRCQQEYRPEIGIQYACPDCSSPMEDIRSGRELKIERVQYAQPDVVVAGGQDTHIS from the coding sequence ATGCACGAGACTGACATGACCAAGGCGCTAATTGTAACCGTGCGGGATTGGTGGGAAGCACAACCGGAACACCCCAAAATTTCTCATGTTTATCTCACAGTAGGTCAGTTCACTTGTGTAGAACCCGCAAGCTTACAATTCGCATTTGAAGTTCAGACCCGCAACACCTTTTTAGATGGCGCAAAACTGGTAATTCAGGAAACTCCATTAATTGCCTTTTGTCATCGCTGCCAACAGGAATATCGCCCCGAAATCGGCATTCAATATGCTTGCCCAGATTGTAGTTCACCGATGGAAGACATCCGTTCTGGGCGAGAGCTGAAAATCGAGCGCGTTCAATACGCACAACCCGACGTAGTGGTTGCGGGCGGACAAGATACCCATATCTCATAA
- the hypB gene encoding hydrogenase nickel incorporation protein HypB — protein sequence MHQTFDAALGINLLHANQAGADHNRAHFDEWGITCFNIMSSPGAGKTVLLEQTLAALSNKVKIAVIEGDMTTELDADRLRQYGVPVIAINTGRSCHLDSKMVAGGIHQLEHQYNPSDFDLVLVENVGNLVCPAEFEVGEHAKVALLSLTEGEDKPLKYPVMFQEADCLLITKMDLALHLDTDVNRIVANVRQMNPDVTIIPVSAKTGEGLEAWFDWICSHIEHSSLPEQHLSVIH from the coding sequence ATGCACCAAACATTTGACGCCGCTCTAGGAATTAACTTACTCCATGCCAATCAGGCAGGAGCCGACCACAATCGCGCCCATTTCGATGAGTGGGGCATTACTTGCTTCAATATCATGAGTAGTCCCGGTGCGGGTAAAACTGTTCTCTTAGAACAGACACTAGCCGCCCTCAGTAATAAAGTAAAGATTGCTGTCATTGAAGGCGATATGACAACTGAACTCGATGCCGATCGCCTTCGTCAATATGGGGTGCCTGTGATTGCCATCAACACCGGACGTTCCTGTCACTTAGATTCCAAAATGGTTGCAGGGGGTATCCATCAGCTAGAGCATCAGTACAACCCTTCTGATTTCGATCTGGTACTCGTGGAAAACGTTGGGAACTTGGTGTGTCCGGCTGAATTTGAAGTGGGCGAACACGCCAAAGTCGCTCTGCTGAGTTTAACAGAAGGAGAAGACAAACCTCTGAAATATCCGGTGATGTTTCAAGAAGCCGATTGTTTGCTAATTACCAAGATGGACTTAGCCCTTCATCTGGATACTGACGTAAATCGGATTGTCGCCAATGTGCGGCAAATGAATCCTGATGTCACAATTATTCCTGTTTCTGCGAAGACTGGTGAAGGATTAGAGGCTTGGTTTGATTGGATCTGTTCTCACATCGAACACTCGTCTCTTCCCGAGCAGCACCTATCGGTTATCCATTAA
- a CDS encoding RNA-binding protein gives MSVRLYVGNLPKEEVNRDELHAVFADAGESVSTKVIKDRKTGKCRGFAFVTVPTDELADEIIEKYNGHMFQESALKIEKALPRSKSQQQEEEEPQRSASNHTPPTRRTGNKKSKRGNDQRTTASSSDAGGFQPDPRWAGELAKLKELLSAQASNP, from the coding sequence ATGTCCGTTCGTCTCTACGTAGGCAATTTACCAAAAGAAGAAGTAAACCGCGATGAACTGCACGCTGTCTTTGCAGACGCCGGTGAGTCTGTTTCCACAAAGGTCATTAAAGACCGCAAAACCGGCAAATGTCGGGGGTTTGCCTTTGTCACTGTACCAACAGATGAATTAGCTGATGAGATCATTGAGAAATACAATGGTCACATGTTCCAAGAGAGCGCCCTAAAAATCGAAAAAGCTCTACCACGCTCAAAGAGCCAACAACAAGAGGAAGAGGAACCCCAACGCTCAGCAAGCAATCACACTCCTCCGACTCGTCGTACAGGCAATAAAAAGTCCAAGCGTGGTAACGACCAACGTACAACAGCATCCTCCTCTGATGCAGGCGGATTTCAACCTGATCCGCGTTGGGCTGGTGAGTTGGCGAAACTAAAAGAGCTCTTATCAGCTCAAGCTAGCAATCCCTAG
- a CDS encoding class I SAM-dependent methyltransferase, producing the protein MGMKENNLSLPLRLVIVILVILLWLTLSGWRIQRPLAAAEYQQHIFHSADGIGKFYLGREIAKVMGHTEALWLERPSREMTEQPQQVVDALDLKPTDVVADIGAGTGYFSFRISPSVPQGKVLAVDIQPEMVDILDFLKKENKISNVASILGRVTDPNLPQESVDLALMVDAYHEFEYPKEMMAGIVRSLKPGGRVVLVEYKRENPLILIKALHKMTQKQARKEMKVVGLQWLETKNFLPQQHIMIFQKPREQ; encoded by the coding sequence ATGGGCATGAAAGAAAATAATCTATCCCTGCCGTTACGTCTGGTAATTGTTATCTTGGTTATCTTGCTTTGGCTGACACTCAGCGGCTGGAGAATTCAACGTCCCCTGGCGGCGGCTGAATATCAGCAACACATTTTTCATAGCGCAGACGGCATTGGTAAATTTTACCTGGGTCGAGAAATCGCTAAAGTGATGGGGCATACAGAAGCGCTCTGGCTGGAACGACCCAGTCGAGAGATGACTGAGCAACCGCAACAAGTGGTAGACGCCCTTGACCTGAAACCAACGGATGTCGTGGCGGACATTGGCGCAGGTACTGGCTATTTTAGCTTTCGCATCAGTCCATCAGTACCGCAGGGGAAGGTGCTAGCGGTTGATATTCAGCCAGAAATGGTCGATATCCTGGATTTTCTCAAAAAAGAGAATAAGATTAGCAACGTTGCATCGATTTTAGGGCGTGTAACCGACCCTAATCTACCCCAAGAGAGTGTTGACTTAGCGCTGATGGTAGATGCTTACCATGAGTTTGAGTATCCCAAAGAGATGATGGCAGGCATTGTGCGATCGCTTAAACCCGGTGGACGGGTGGTACTGGTTGAATACAAGCGTGAAAATCCGTTGATTCTGATTAAAGCCCTGCACAAAATGACTCAAAAGCAAGCGCGTAAAGAAATGAAAGTAGTAGGGTTACAATGGCTAGAAACTAAAAACTTCCTGCCTCAACAACACATAATGATTTTCCAGAAACCCAGGGAGCAATGA
- a CDS encoding aldo/keto reductase, whose amino-acid sequence MQYRRFGRTQLQMPIFSCGGMRYQYSWKDRPMWRVRRRSQQNLEAIVHRSLEVGINHFETARAYGTSELQLGPILARLPREQIIVQTKVMLECSPKEFRREFDKSLANLKLDYVDLLGLHGINTHWLLHDTIRPGGFLDVVRQLQEQGKVRFVGFSTHGPSDVIVKAIETNQFDYVNLHWYYINQSNWPAIEAARRHDMGVFIISPSDKGGMLQKPSQKLVELCAPLSPMVFNDLFCLSHPQVNTLSIGAFNPTDFDEHLKAVELLDRADELLSPILVRLEQEAIAVLGEEWVKTWQIGLPTHEETPGLMNIPVILWLRNLALAYDLVEYAKGRYNLLDGASHWFPGSRADRVRELDLRYCLRHSPHADKIPALLEDAHQLLGGEKVKRLSQQ is encoded by the coding sequence ATGCAATATCGAAGATTTGGGCGAACCCAATTACAGATGCCGATTTTTTCTTGTGGTGGCATGAGATACCAATATAGCTGGAAAGATCGACCGATGTGGCGGGTTCGTCGGCGTAGTCAGCAGAATTTGGAAGCGATTGTTCATCGGTCTCTAGAAGTTGGCATTAACCACTTTGAAACAGCTCGTGCTTATGGTACGTCTGAGCTGCAATTAGGACCAATTCTGGCGAGGCTTCCCCGTGAGCAAATCATTGTCCAGACTAAAGTGATGCTGGAATGCAGTCCGAAAGAATTTCGGCGTGAGTTTGACAAGTCGTTGGCGAATCTCAAGCTAGACTACGTTGACTTGTTAGGGCTGCACGGCATTAATACACACTGGCTGCTTCATGATACTATCCGCCCTGGTGGCTTTTTGGATGTGGTACGGCAGCTACAAGAGCAAGGGAAAGTCAGATTCGTAGGCTTTTCTACCCATGGCCCATCGGATGTAATTGTTAAGGCCATAGAAACAAACCAATTCGATTATGTGAACCTGCACTGGTACTACATTAACCAGTCCAACTGGCCTGCGATCGAGGCTGCCAGACGCCACGACATGGGGGTTTTTATCATCAGCCCTTCGGACAAAGGGGGAATGTTACAAAAACCATCCCAGAAGTTAGTAGAATTGTGTGCCCCTCTGAGTCCGATGGTGTTTAATGATTTATTTTGTCTCTCCCATCCTCAAGTCAATACTTTGAGTATAGGAGCATTCAACCCAACGGATTTTGATGAACACCTGAAGGCCGTTGAATTGCTGGATAGAGCCGATGAACTCTTATCACCGATTCTCGTGCGTCTGGAACAAGAAGCGATCGCTGTTTTGGGAGAAGAGTGGGTCAAAACATGGCAGATTGGCTTACCAACCCATGAAGAAACGCCAGGACTGATGAATATCCCTGTTATCTTGTGGCTGAGAAATCTCGCTCTGGCCTACGACCTGGTGGAATATGCCAAAGGGCGCTATAACCTGTTAGATGGTGCAAGTCACTGGTTTCCTGGTAGCCGAGCAGACCGAGTTAGAGAATTAGACTTACGATATTGTTTGCGTCATAGTCCTCATGCAGACAAAATTCCCGCCTTGCTGGAAGATGCTCATCAGCTTTTAGGTGGCGAGAAAGTTAAGCGTTTATCCCAACAATAA
- the speB gene encoding agmatinase: MTENNSENPLFQSPDGNGHYPTQAQRALELEARLPKTGWQQEVSKGLEYGLEAAESIRDRSIPTFSRGELPHYAGINTFMKAPYVEDVRKVGEYDVAIVGVPHDSGTTYRPGTRFGPQGIRRISALYTPYNFELGIDLREQIKLCDVGDIFTIPANNEKSFDQISKGIAHIFSSGAFPIILGGDHSIGFPTVRGICRHLGDKKVGIIHFDRHVDTQETDLDERMHTCPWFHATNMKNAPAKNLVQLGIGGWQCPREGIKFYRERASHNILTVTDITEMGLDAAVDFALERALDGTDCVYISFDIDCIDAGFVPGTGWPEPGGLLPREALHLLGKIVQKAPVCGLEVVEVSPPYDISDITSLMATRVICDAMAHLVLSGQLPRKEKPAYIHPESQPELVAWT, from the coding sequence ATGACTGAAAATAATTCTGAAAACCCTCTGTTTCAGAGTCCAGATGGGAATGGGCATTATCCGACTCAGGCGCAACGGGCGCTGGAGTTGGAAGCTCGACTGCCGAAGACGGGTTGGCAGCAGGAGGTATCCAAAGGGCTGGAATACGGTTTAGAAGCGGCAGAAAGTATTCGCGATCGCAGCATTCCCACTTTCTCACGCGGTGAACTCCCTCACTACGCTGGCATCAACACCTTTATGAAAGCACCGTATGTAGAGGATGTTCGCAAGGTTGGGGAGTATGATGTGGCGATCGTGGGCGTTCCTCACGATTCTGGAACAACCTATCGACCCGGTACTCGCTTTGGTCCCCAAGGTATTCGCCGCATTTCTGCCTTGTATACGCCCTACAATTTTGAGTTGGGAATTGACTTGCGCGAGCAAATCAAACTCTGTGATGTGGGCGATATCTTCACTATTCCCGCCAACAACGAAAAGTCATTTGACCAGATTTCCAAAGGTATTGCTCACATCTTTAGCTCTGGAGCATTTCCGATTATTCTAGGGGGTGACCATTCCATTGGTTTCCCCACTGTTCGGGGCATTTGTCGGCACTTGGGCGACAAGAAAGTGGGCATCATTCACTTTGATCGCCACGTCGATACCCAAGAAACCGACCTAGATGAGCGGATGCACACCTGTCCTTGGTTTCATGCCACGAACATGAAGAACGCCCCAGCCAAGAACTTAGTGCAATTAGGGATTGGCGGCTGGCAATGTCCCCGCGAGGGCATCAAATTTTACCGAGAACGGGCAAGTCATAATATCTTAACCGTGACCGATATTACCGAAATGGGGTTGGATGCCGCTGTAGATTTTGCCCTCGAACGGGCATTAGATGGCACCGATTGTGTCTACATCAGCTTTGATATTGACTGCATTGATGCAGGCTTTGTCCCTGGTACAGGCTGGCCCGAACCCGGTGGACTCCTCCCCCGCGAAGCCCTCCATCTGCTGGGCAAGATTGTGCAAAAGGCTCCTGTTTGTGGTTTGGAAGTCGTGGAAGTTTCCCCACCCTACGACATCAGTGATATTACCTCTCTGATGGCAACTCGCGTAATCTGTGATGCGATGGCGCATTTGGTGCTATCCGGTCAGCTTCCGCGCAAAGAGAAACCCGCCTATATTCATCCAGAATCCCAACCCGAACTCGTAGCGTGGACTTAA
- the rpiA gene encoding ribose-5-phosphate isomerase RpiA produces the protein MTGEIDPVIVMKQEVGKAAAALVQSGTIVGLGTGSTTAYAIEYLGNRLKSGELTDIQGIPTSFQAEVLAKKYGIPLTTLDAVDHIDIAIDGADEVDPQKNLIKGGGAAHTREKVVDALADQFIVVVDGNKLVDRLGSTFLLPVEVIPMALTPVMRAIEKLGGKPELRMGVKKAGPVITDQGNMVIDVKFDSIDNPAELEKTLNNIPGVLENGLFVGVADKVLIGEVKDGQPIVREM, from the coding sequence ATGACCGGAGAAATTGATCCCGTTATAGTGATGAAGCAGGAAGTTGGTAAAGCGGCTGCTGCTCTTGTACAGTCAGGTACGATTGTCGGGCTAGGTACAGGTTCAACCACTGCCTATGCGATCGAGTATTTGGGAAATCGCCTCAAGTCGGGTGAACTCACAGATATCCAAGGCATTCCCACATCATTCCAAGCAGAAGTCTTGGCGAAAAAGTATGGAATTCCTTTAACCACACTCGATGCTGTTGATCACATTGATATTGCCATTGATGGCGCGGATGAAGTCGATCCGCAGAAAAATTTGATCAAAGGCGGTGGTGCGGCTCATACTCGTGAGAAAGTTGTTGATGCTTTGGCTGACCAGTTTATTGTTGTTGTGGATGGCAATAAATTAGTTGACCGCTTAGGTTCTACTTTCCTGTTGCCTGTAGAAGTTATTCCCATGGCGCTCACGCCTGTAATGCGGGCGATTGAAAAGCTAGGTGGAAAGCCAGAGTTACGTATGGGTGTGAAAAAAGCAGGCCCCGTGATTACTGACCAAGGGAATATGGTAATTGATGTGAAATTTGATTCCATCGATAATCCGGCTGAACTCGAAAAGACCTTGAATAATATTCCAGGTGTCTTAGAAAATGGCTTATTTGTCGGCGTTGCCGATAAGGTTCTCATTGGCGAAGTCAAAGACGGTCAGCCCATTGTCCGAGAAATGTGA
- a CDS encoding tetratricopeptide repeat protein: MTTWLPAPKRTVTALASAAAVVLSLWVSPTLAKDPFRTNNSRPIGDNTEAAFEYIFKAGNYKAAKGYLQKAEQSEPNEPLTYAMLASLAFTTQDWDTMKSYATKTQQTAQQLKSTDPLRGNLYTAVGHFLEGTYEFKKDGPVGAVSKLQKVFQYLDEAKKIDPKDPELNLLTGYMDLMLAVNLPFSDPAQAVEKLEKYAAPSYLAYRGIAVGYRDLKKYSKAMEFVDRALALTPNNPEVLYLKAQILRNQGKNKEAQNFFNQAGQKLDQLPNYSAAQITYEQCRNQNRIDNGSEDKGRNCAEERNKIRQRAN; this comes from the coding sequence ATGACGACTTGGTTACCTGCGCCAAAACGGACGGTGACAGCTCTTGCCAGTGCTGCGGCTGTGGTACTCAGTTTGTGGGTGTCACCCACATTGGCAAAAGATCCCTTTCGCACCAATAATTCTCGCCCCATTGGGGATAATACAGAAGCGGCTTTTGAATATATCTTCAAAGCGGGAAACTACAAAGCTGCCAAAGGCTACCTACAGAAAGCAGAACAGAGTGAGCCAAATGAACCCCTAACTTATGCCATGTTAGCTTCTCTAGCTTTCACGACTCAAGACTGGGACACCATGAAAAGCTATGCCACCAAAACTCAGCAAACGGCTCAACAGCTAAAATCCACTGACCCTTTACGGGGAAATCTTTACACCGCAGTTGGTCATTTTTTAGAAGGAACTTACGAGTTCAAAAAAGATGGCCCTGTCGGAGCTGTGAGCAAATTGCAGAAAGTTTTTCAATATCTAGATGAAGCCAAAAAAATTGATCCTAAAGACCCAGAGCTAAATTTATTGACAGGCTACATGGATTTAATGTTAGCCGTCAATTTACCGTTTTCTGACCCAGCTCAGGCCGTTGAGAAATTAGAAAAGTATGCAGCTCCTTCTTATTTAGCTTATCGCGGTATTGCTGTGGGATATCGTGATTTGAAAAAGTATTCTAAAGCGATGGAATTTGTGGATCGTGCCCTGGCATTGACACCGAATAACCCAGAGGTTTTATACCTGAAAGCACAAATTTTGAGAAATCAGGGTAAGAATAAAGAAGCTCAGAATTTTTTTAATCAAGCAGGGCAAAAACTAGATCAATTGCCTAATTATTCCGCTGCACAAATCACCTACGAACAGTGCAGAAACCAAAACCGAATCGATAACGGTAGTGAAGACAAAGGTCGGAATTGTGCCGAGGAAAGGAATAAAATTAGACAACGAGCGAACTAG
- the rsmG gene encoding 16S rRNA (guanine(527)-N(7))-methyltransferase RsmG has translation MVDMWQLTLGWQPMDEQQGLFQQFYEGILEGNRRLNLTRITEPIDFWEKHLWDSLRGVWNQESGILGATPASPVQDLEANSEIQAQSLKLIDIGTGAGFPGIPIAIAFPHHSVTLLDSTRKKITYLNALIAQLGIQNVTTLIGRAEALTHQLQHRQTYDIALLRAVAPASVCAEYALPLLQTGGLAILYRGNWTDEETESLKPILEKLGGVIESIEGFTTPISKSVRHCIYLRACAPLKELPLKK, from the coding sequence ATGGTAGACATGTGGCAGCTAACTCTAGGATGGCAGCCAATGGACGAACAGCAGGGGCTATTTCAACAGTTTTATGAAGGCATTTTAGAAGGAAATCGGCGGTTGAATTTGACTCGAATCACTGAACCGATTGATTTCTGGGAGAAACATTTGTGGGATTCTTTGCGGGGGGTTTGGAATCAAGAGTCGGGCATCCTAGGGGCGACGCCTGCATCACCCGTACAAGATTTAGAAGCTAACAGTGAAATTCAGGCACAATCTTTGAAGCTGATTGATATAGGAACAGGCGCAGGATTTCCAGGAATACCAATAGCGATCGCCTTTCCCCATCATTCTGTTACGTTACTGGATTCCACCCGAAAAAAAATCACCTATCTGAACGCTTTAATTGCCCAGTTAGGGATTCAAAATGTTACTACTTTAATCGGTAGAGCTGAAGCACTGACTCATCAGCTTCAACATCGGCAAACTTATGATATTGCTCTCCTCCGAGCTGTTGCACCAGCTTCAGTGTGTGCTGAGTATGCCCTGCCCTTGTTACAAACAGGGGGTTTAGCCATTCTTTATCGAGGTAATTGGACAGACGAAGAGACCGAATCTCTTAAGCCGATTCTAGAAAAATTAGGTGGGGTAATCGAATCGATTGAAGGGTTCACGACACCGATTAGTAAAAGTGTCCGTCACTGCATTTACTTACGCGCTTGTGCACCGCTCAAAGAGCTACCTCTAAAAAAATAA
- a CDS encoding RNA-binding transcriptional accessory protein: MLNIPQTLAEELSLRPSQVQNTLELFAEGATVPFIARYRKERTGSLDEIQLRDLSERYTYLTELENRRASILEAIASQGKLSDELKSKIEGCLQKNELEDLYLPYKPKRRTRATIAREKGLEPLAEFIKSLNTPTAKPASLEQEAAKYISDEKGVKTVEDALKGASDILAEEVSEKADLRAYLRDYLMQNGVFISRIKDDYPEGSTKFEMYRNFQVKAKDIVPHNMLALFRGETEGILNLDLSFDEDAVQSYLESEEIRTKIPTVRDFYRGMLKDAFNRLMKTSLTTEVRADRKAYADIESIKTFETNLRELLLSAPAGMKPTLAIDPGFRTGCKVTVLNETGKFLEYQTIFPHTGAGQRVQAASIIKNLIEKYNIQLIAIGNGTASRETDEFVAEVLKTSDRQPIKVIVNESGASIYSASDVAREEFPDQDVTVRGSISIGRRLQDPLAELVKIDPKSIGVGQYQHDVDQKLLKKKLDDTVESCVNYVGVDLNTASKELLTFVSGMTPTIAKNIVNYRNEHGAFTNRRKLLKVAKLGPKAFEQAAGFLRIRNGENPLDNTAVHPESYPVVEAIASDLKVPLTKISQAADQLKSIDLKKYVTDTVGLPTLRDIISELEKPGRDPRAEFKYATFKEGVKEISDLQIGMELEGSVTNVANFGAFVDIGVHQDGLVHISQLADRFVKDPKEIVKVGQVVKVRVLEVDEKLKRISLSMRSPDPASGEGNSKKISKRMDPKSPTIEDLKAKFGKKK, from the coding sequence ATGCTGAATATCCCTCAAACACTGGCAGAGGAACTTTCCCTCAGACCTTCTCAGGTACAAAATACCCTCGAACTCTTCGCTGAGGGTGCCACGGTTCCCTTCATCGCACGTTACCGTAAAGAGCGTACAGGCTCGCTTGACGAAATTCAACTGCGTGACCTTTCCGAGAGATATACCTACCTGACGGAACTGGAAAATAGGAGGGCGTCAATTTTGGAGGCAATCGCATCCCAAGGTAAACTTAGTGATGAGCTCAAAAGCAAAATTGAAGGCTGCTTACAGAAAAACGAATTAGAAGACCTTTATCTACCCTACAAACCCAAGCGGCGTACAAGAGCAACGATTGCTAGGGAAAAAGGGTTAGAACCCCTCGCAGAATTTATCAAATCCCTAAATACTCCCACTGCCAAACCTGCCTCATTAGAGCAAGAAGCGGCTAAATATATTTCCGATGAGAAGGGAGTCAAGACCGTAGAGGATGCACTCAAAGGGGCTTCTGATATCCTCGCAGAAGAAGTTTCCGAGAAAGCAGATTTGCGTGCTTACCTGCGAGACTATTTGATGCAGAATGGAGTCTTCATATCGCGGATTAAAGATGATTATCCGGAAGGTTCCACCAAATTTGAAATGTACCGGAACTTCCAGGTTAAGGCGAAAGATATTGTCCCCCATAATATGCTGGCCTTATTTCGAGGTGAGACTGAGGGGATATTGAATCTTGACCTTTCTTTTGATGAAGATGCAGTGCAGTCTTACTTGGAGTCAGAGGAGATTCGGACTAAGATTCCAACCGTGCGAGATTTTTATCGGGGAATGCTTAAAGATGCCTTCAATCGTCTGATGAAAACTTCCCTCACCACTGAAGTTCGCGCCGATAGGAAAGCTTACGCTGATATCGAGTCAATTAAGACGTTTGAAACCAATCTCCGCGAGTTGTTACTGTCTGCGCCTGCGGGAATGAAGCCAACATTAGCCATTGATCCAGGTTTTCGGACCGGCTGTAAGGTAACGGTCCTGAATGAAACGGGAAAATTTCTGGAATACCAAACGATATTTCCCCATACAGGTGCGGGTCAACGTGTACAAGCGGCTAGTATAATCAAGAATTTGATTGAGAAGTACAACATTCAGCTAATTGCGATCGGTAACGGTACAGCTTCCCGCGAGACGGATGAGTTTGTAGCTGAAGTACTTAAAACAAGCGATCGCCAGCCGATTAAGGTCATCGTCAATGAATCAGGTGCCTCGATTTATTCAGCCAGCGATGTGGCACGAGAAGAGTTTCCCGACCAAGATGTTACAGTCCGAGGTTCAATTAGTATTGGACGCCGATTACAAGACCCACTAGCTGAGTTAGTGAAAATTGACCCTAAATCGATTGGTGTGGGGCAGTACCAGCATGATGTCGATCAAAAGTTGCTCAAGAAGAAGCTGGATGACACGGTAGAAAGTTGTGTGAATTATGTGGGTGTAGATTTAAATACTGCGTCTAAAGAACTCCTGACGTTTGTTTCTGGCATGACACCAACGATTGCCAAAAATATTGTTAATTATCGCAATGAGCATGGCGCATTTACCAATCGTCGCAAACTCCTAAAAGTTGCTAAATTGGGACCAAAAGCGTTTGAACAGGCGGCAGGATTTCTGAGAATTCGGAATGGAGAGAACCCGTTAGATAATACCGCTGTACACCCTGAGAGTTATCCGGTTGTGGAAGCGATCGCATCGGATTTAAAAGTCCCCTTGACTAAGATTTCTCAAGCAGCGGATCAACTGAAGTCGATTGATTTAAAGAAATACGTGACCGATACAGTTGGCTTACCTACCCTGCGCGATATTATCAGCGAACTAGAAAAGCCAGGAAGAGACCCACGGGCTGAGTTTAAATATGCCACCTTTAAAGAGGGAGTCAAGGAAATTTCTGACTTGCAAATCGGCATGGAACTCGAAGGTAGTGTCACAAATGTTGCTAATTTTGGGGCATTTGTTGACATCGGTGTGCATCAAGATGGCTTGGTCCATATTTCACAATTAGCAGACCGATTTGTTAAAGACCCCAAAGAAATTGTCAAAGTGGGACAGGTAGTGAAAGTCCGGGTGTTGGAAGTGGATGAGAAATTAAAGCGAATTAGCTTGTCTATGAGGTCACCCGATCCAGCCAGTGGTGAAGGCAATAGCAAAAAGATTAGCAAGCGCATGGACCCGAAATCGCCAACGATAGAAGACTTAAAGGCAAAGTTTGGGAAGAAGAAATAA